The Montipora capricornis isolate CH-2021 chromosome 6, ASM3666992v2, whole genome shotgun sequence genome has a window encoding:
- the LOC138050790 gene encoding somatostatin receptor type 5-like yields MDRLKQISYGIICVMAIFGNTLTIVMFVMERQLLKKSYNVLIMFLAISDVLTAVNIIINPIFILGDAFPYPQNAILGEIFCRFIYNRSLLFQLICFSVYISLVLTTERWFAVVRPHQYNHAFSRKRVLGYITLSWVWSFLLMLKAVIDFSFNPSGDKSCSKIDSGGSSFNTAWYSAQVVLKMVIPCLAMIGLYIHMTLKTIYSPTASAESKARLKAKLTRMATAASCTLIAFYLPNQIVFLLIIMGKKEVGEPLHTFTIFLTFMTTCVNPFIYGLSNKNYQQRYWRILSTIFPCLRRGNRARVEDLAASDGVRLRRINSGGS; encoded by the coding sequence ATGGATCGCTTAAAGCAAATCAGCTACGGCATCATTTGCGTGATGGCGATTTTTGGAAATACTTTGACCATCGTGATGTTCGTGATGGAGAGACAATTACTAAAGAAGTCATACAACGTGTTAATAATGTTCCTGGCGATATCTGATGTGCTGACAGCAGTCAACATCATCATAAATCCAATTTTTATTCTCGGAGATGCGTTTCCCTATCCACAGAATGCCATATTGGGAGAAATCTTCTGTCGCTTCATATACAACCGATCGCTCTTATTCCAGCTCATATGTTTCTCAGTTTATATATCCCTGGTGTTGACGACGGAGCGATGGTTTGCAGTTGTGAGACCTCACCAATACAACCACGCATTCAGCCGTAAAAGGGTCCTTGGCTATATTACACTGTCGTGGGTGTGGTCGTTTCTCCTCATGCTTAAAGCTGTGATAGACTTCTCCTTTAATCCATCTGGGGATAAGAGCTGCTCAAAAATTGACTCAGGGGGATCCTCGTTTAATACTGCCTGGTACTCTGCTCAGGTGGTCTTAAAGATGGTCATCCCATGCCTTGCCATGATTGGGCTCTACATTCACATGACTTTAAAGACCATCTATTCTCCGACTGCGTCTGCGGAGAGCAAAGCCAGGCTGAAGGCAAAGTTGACTCGAATGGCGACAGCTGCCAGTTGTACTTTGATCGCTTTTTACCTTCCCAACCAAATCGTCTTTCTCTTGATCATCATGGGAAAAAAAGAAGTGGGTGAACCATTACATACATTCACGATATTTCTGACTTTTATGACCACTTGTGTCAATCCATTTATTTACGGGCTAAGCAACAAAAATTACCAACAACGTTATTGGCGCATCTTGTCCACCATTTTCCCTTGCCTAAGAAGAGGCAACCGCGCGAGGGTGGAAGATTTAGCGGCTTCGGATGGCGTAAGACTCCGTCGAATTAACTCAGGAGGCAGTTGA